A part of Rattus rattus isolate New Zealand chromosome 6, Rrattus_CSIRO_v1, whole genome shotgun sequence genomic DNA contains:
- the LOC116904466 gene encoding endogenous retrovirus group K member 5 Gag polyprotein-like has translation MGTSSSTSQLADQIVTLFEHQGIGVKEETVEEFIKTLERTSPWLVHSGGLNIPDWEQVMRDLQRMLRRCGPESIPAATLSLWRLVKDALMSTNTKIRGQMSEIERTSGAAQDDASRRSLQTSDSDQESCSEEEEGETSVEEIEVPKRKINKHRATERSKSRPPSVNPFFTGEGATAPPAYEPYSSLEWCCEDKATRRGVIFPEPPLGQGAAYPVVEVPDPNNAGQSRRQHAPLSFKELKNLKEAVSAYGPLTPFTSAIFESYVASTLTPGDWQQLCRAVLSGGDFLLWRGEFKEQCVQLARLNVQAGFPQRDLEMLTGTGQYATLPAQIQYDPAVYAQISTAAVRAWKALPNKAAGEQLSKVVQGPSEPFQEFADRLLQLAGKLFGDIDTAMPLVKQLAYENSNKWCKEVIRSHKNKSLIDYIRLCKEIDGNYVMGQVMAAAMQKGNGGTRTCFRCEQPGHFKRACPQNKKIGDSGLCPRCRKGHHWRSKCRSKEDVEGQPLNVPGNGRQGPLRGPQARVYGAMKTSEVEPTQTQFIPQTNPFLSRTWSEGPQEAQDWTSAPLPEQC, from the coding sequence ATGGGAACTTCGAGTTCTACTTCACAGCTAGCTGATCAGATAGTTACATTGTTCGAGCATCAGGGAATTGGTGTAAAGGAAGAGACAGTCgaagaatttattaaaacattaGAAAGGACTAGTCCTTGGCTTGTTCATTCAGGAGGACTTAATATTCCTGATTGGGAACAGGTTATGAGAGATTTGCAAAGAATGCTGCGGAGATGTGGCCCCGAGAGCATTCCTGCTGCCACGCTTTCCTTGTGGAGATTGGTCAAGGATGCTCTCATGAGCACTAACACTAAAATAAGGGGACAGatgtcagagatagaaagaacatctGGAGCGGCACAAGATGATGCCTCTCGTAGGTCCTTACAAACCTCTGATTCAGATCAGGAGTCTTGCtccgaggaggaggaaggagagacttcAGTAGAGGAAATAGAGGTGCCTAAGAGGAAGATTAATAAGCACAGGGCCACTGAGAGATCAAAATCTCGTCCCCCTAGTGTAAATCCCTTCTTTACAGGAGAGGGAGCTACTGCTCCTCCTGCCTATGAACCCTATTCTTCCTTGGAGTGGTGTTGTGAAGACAAGGCTACAAGGAGAGGGGTAATTTTCCCTGAGCCTCCCCTTGGACAAGGAGCGGCATATCCTGTTGTTGAGGTCCCGGACCCCAACAATGCAGGTCAATCCAGAAGACAACATGCTCCTCTGAGTTTTAAGGAGTTGAAAAACCTGAAAGAGGCAGTTTCTGCCTATGGTCCCCTCACTCCCTTTACTTCTGCCATTTTTGAGTCCTATGTTGCGTCCACTCTGACTCCTGGAGATTGGCAACAGTTATGTAGGGCAGTATTGAGTGGTGGAGACTTTCTATTATGGAGGGGAGAATTTAAAGAACAGTGTGTACAACTAGCTAGACTTAATGTGCAAGCAGGATTTCCCCAGAGGGATCTAGAAATGTTGACAGGAACAGGACAATATGCAACCCTTCCAGCCCAGATTCAATATGACCCTGCCGTTTATGCTCAAATTTCCACAGCGGCAGTTAGAGCTTGGAAGGCCCTGCCCAATAAAGCAGCTGGAGAACAATTATCGAAGGTAGTACAAGGACCCTCGGAACCTTTTCAGGAATTTGCAGATAGATTATTACAGTTGGCTGGGAAGCTCTTTGGAGATATTGATACTGCTATGCCTTTAGTGAAACAATTGGCGTATGAGAATTCTAATAAATGGTGTAAGGAGGTTATTAGATCTCATAAGAATAAGAGTTTGATTGACTATATTAGATTGTGTAAAGAAATAGATGGGAATTATGTGATGGGACAGGTCATGGCTGCGGCCATGCAGAAGGGAAACGGAGGAACCAGGACTTGTTTCAGGTGTGAACAACCTGGACATTTTAAAAGAGCGTGCCCTCAGAACAAAAAGATAGGAGACTCTGGATTATGCCCTCGGTGCCGTAAAGGCCATCACTGGAGAAGTAAGTGTAGATCTAAGGAAGATGTTGAAGGGCAGCCTTTAAACGTTCCGGGAAACGGGAGACAGGGCCCGCTCCGGGGCCCACAAGCCAGAGTGTACGGAGCCATGAAAACTTCCGAGGTAGAACCTACCCAGACACAGTTTATCCCTCAGACCAATCCCTTTTTGTCAAGGACCTGGTCAGAGGGACCCCAGGAAGCGCAGGACTGGACCTCtgctcctctgccagagcagtgttAA